The Blastocatellia bacterium nucleotide sequence CGACCCCCGGCTCGCCGATCAAGCAAGGATTGTTCTTCGTCCGGCGACAGAGGATTTGGATGACGCGCTCCAGCTCGGCTTCGCGTCCGATCAAGGGGTCAAGCTTATCGGCCAGGGCCATCTCCGTCAGGTCGCGACTGAATTCGGCCAGATGGGGCGTCTCCTTCTTAGTCTGTTGCAGGCGCTCGACGCTGCTGCGCATCAGCTCTTCGCGCACATGCTGCAAGCGCAGCCCGCGCTCGTAGAGCAACTCGGCCGCTAAACTGCTCTCCTCTCGCAGAATGCCCAGCAACAGATGTTCCGTCCCCACATACCGATGGCCCAAGCGCTCCGATTCCTCATCGGCATATTTCAAGACGCGCCGAGCCTCCTGACTGAGGGGCAAATCCACTGACGAAGTCGAAACCTTCTCCCGCACGACGGATCGGCTCTCGATCTCCTTCCGAATCGCCTCCACGGCCGAGGATGACCGCAAGAACCGCGCTGCCAACGTCTTATCCTCTCGGAGCAGTCCCAACAAGATATGCTCGGCTTCGATGGCCGAGGCCCCCATCTGGCTGGCTTCGTAGCGGGCGAAGAAGATGGCGCGTCGCGCTTTTTCCGTATATCGTTCAAACATCGCCCCCTCGCTTTCGCTCAAAATTCCTCTCGCAACGTCCCGTCATGTAAGTGTAGCACGCGATCACAGCGACGGGCTATAGATTCGTTGTGAGTGGCGATGATCGCCGTCAACTGTCGGGCCCGATGCAGGTCTTGAAGCAGCGCGAACACAAGGGCTCCAGTTCGAACATCGAGGTTTCCCGTGGGTTCGTCCGCCAGCAGCAGACGCGGCTCATGGACGAGCGCCCGCGCCAAGGCGACCCGCTGTTGCTCCCCTCCGGAGAGTTGCGCGGGCCTATGCGCGAGCCGATGCCCCAATCCCACCTGCTCCAGCATCGCCGCCGCCCTCCGCGCGGCCTCCGTCCGCGTCATGCCGCCGATCAACAGCGGCAGCATCACGTTCTCAAGCGCCGTGAATTCCGGCAGCAGCCCGTGAAACTGAAAGACGAAACCGATCATCTGCTGCCGGAACCGAGCTAAATCTACCTCACTCCCAGAAAAGATGTCAAACCCCTGGAAAATCACTCGACCCGAGGTCGGGCGATCGAGCCCACCCAGCAGATGCAGCAACGTGGATTTCCCCGAGCCCGATGCGCCGACGATGGCCACCATCTCGCCTTCGACAACGCTCAAGTCCACCCCTCGCAGTACCGGCACGGGCTCCGGTCCATCGGTGTAGGTCTTGCAGAGCCCTTCGGCACGGAGCAGAACGTGCGGACGCGCCGCGCGCCGATCGCGTTCGATCGCTTGCGGGCGCACGTCACTCATACCGCAGCCCCTCGACGGGATTCAAGCGCGCGGCTTGCCGGGCCGGATAGATCGTCGCCAGGAAGCTGATCAACAGAGCGATCCCCGCGACGATCGCCGCGTCCCCCACGCGCGGACGAAATGGCGCATAGGCGATCGAGAAGACCGTCTCCGGCAATCGAATCCATTGATACCGATCGGCGAGCCACGATAACAAAACGCCCGCGCCGAGCCCCAGCGCCGTGCCGATCACTCCGACGAGGACGCCTTGCCAGATGAAGATGCGCATGATCGAGATTGAGCGCGCGCCCATCGCCCGCAAGATCGAAATATCCCGCGTCTTCTCAATGACCATCATCACGAGCGATGTGATGATGTTCAACGCCGCGATGAAGATCATCAGCGTGAGGACGACGACGACGACGATCCGCTGAATCTGCAAGGCCGCGAACACCGGTTGATTCAGCTCCTGCCAATCCGTCGTTGTGTACTCCGGCCCGGCGATCTCGCGGACGCGTCGCGCGATCTCCTTCACAGCATAGATATCCGTGACCTTCATCTGCAACACGGTGGCGGGTTGCTCCGTGCCCAGCAACCGTCGCAACGCGTCCAAAGAGACGTAGCCCCAGGAGGAATCGTATTCGTAGAGCCCTGACGAGAAAAGGCCCACGACGCGCAGCCGTCCCAGACGGGGGATCACGCCCAGGGGGGTCAACCTTCCATCCGGTGGGATGATCGTGAGCACATCTCCCACCTTCACGCCCAATTCTTCGGCGATGACACGCCCCAGCAGTATGCCGGGCACTCCATCGGCTTCTTCAGCTAATCGCTCGACCGCTCCCTGAACGACGATGCCCCACACCTCGTTCGCTTCTCGTGGAGCCCCGAGGTCAACGCCTTTCAGAATGAGTCCCACGCCGTGTCCCGCGTGCGACGCGAAGACCTGTTCGTAATGCGTCGGCGCCACCGCGCGAATTCCCGGCACGCGGGCGATCTTCTCCTGCAGCTCAGCGGGAATCGCTCGGCCATCTTTCCGCAAGAGATTCAGGTGCGCTGTGCCCGCCAGCAGCTTCCCCTGAATGTCTTCATTGAATCCGTTCACGAGCGAGAGCGCGATCAGCAGCACGGCCACCCCCGCGGCGATCCCCAAGATCGCGATCAAGCTGATGACGGCGATGACCGCTTGCTTTCGCTTCGCCGTCAGATAGCGCAGGGCGATGAGCAGCTCGAACGGACGCACGCTCACGGCCTCCCGCACCGCTTCAATGACCGATCGCATGCTCATTCCTCCACTGGCGCGCCCTCAGATGACCGTCCCGTCCGGGATGATGGCATGGCGAGGGATGACGACGATCCCGTCCCGGATGTACCAATTCTCGCCATCGGCGTGCTGCCGTCCTTCCACGTTCACGATCCGGACATTGGCCCCGATGCGCGCGTTCTTGTCAATGATCGCGCCCACGATCTCCGCGTTCTCGCCGATCCCCACAATGGGAATGCCCCGCGCGCGATCGGCCTCCATCTCCTCGAGCGTCTGGTAGAAATCCGCCCCCATGACGATCGTGCGCACGAGCCGTGCGCCTCGCTCGATGCGCGATCGGACGCCGATGACGCAGTGGATCAATTCCGCCCCGTTGAGGATGGAGCCGTCGGCGATGAGGCAATCGTGAATGCGACATTCTCGAATCTTAGCCGGTGGCAGATAGCGCGGATGCGTGTAAATCGGCGCATCCGGATCATAGAGGTTGAATTTCGGAAGTGGAAGGGTCAGGCCGATGTTCGCCTCATAGAACGCGCGGATCGTGCCGATGTCCTCCCAGTAGCCATCGAAGAGATATGCCTGAACGTGATAGCGCTGGATCGCCGCGGGAATGATCTCGCGTCCGAAATCCACGTACTGCGGATACTCATCGAGCAAGGTCCTGAGCACCGACTTGCGAAACACGTAAATCCCCATCGAGGCCAGATACGGACGGCGCACGGCCTCTTCAGGTGCGAGGCCAATCCGCGCCGTATCGGTGCGCATCTCTTGGAGAGCTGTGCCTTTTGGCTTCTCGCGGAACTCGATGACTCGTCCCCGATCGTCAATCTTCATGAGCCCGAACTCCGATGCGCGCTCTTCTTCGACGGCGACGACCGAGAGCGTGACATCCGCTCGCGTTCGCTCATGATGAGCGATGAAATCCCGGTAATCCATCCGATAGAGGTGGTCGCCGGCCAAGATCAAATATGTCTCCGCGCGCCATTGCTCGAAATGGCGCCAGCCACGACGCACAGCGTCGGCCGTCCCTTGAAACCAATTCCGGTTCTCCAGCGTCTGCTCGGCCGCCAAAATATCCACGAAGCCCTCGGTGAACGGCCCGAATTGATACGTTCGCGAGATATGCCGATTGAGCGAGGCGGAATTGAACTGCGTGAGGACGTAAATACGCGTGATCCCCGAATTGATGCAATTGCTCACGGAGATGTCCACCAAGCGATACTTCCCAGCTAGGGGGACCGCCGGTTTGGCCCGATCTTTGGTGAGCGGAAAGAGCCGCGTCCCCTGTCCTCCACCGAGGATGATCGCTAAGACATCGTCTCGACGCGCCATGGGTCCTCCCCCCGCTTCTCGCAGCGCACGCAAGCGCTCGACGTTCGTGCCATCGGGCATTTAGTGTAGTACAGCCCCCCGAGAAATCCAAGCACGCGCTCATCCGCCCCGGCTGTTGACCGACTTGACCGAATATCCGCTGATGAGCTACCCTTACGCGGCTCATCGCTCATGAGAAAGGAGACCGCAGAATGGACCGAGAGAAGATCCTGAACGCTCTCAACAAAGCGCTCGCTCAGGAATACGCCTGTTTCATCCGCTACAAGACGCATGCGGCCGTCATCACCGGCCCTTACGCTAAGCCCATCAGTGAGCAACTGGATGAGATCGCCGAGGATGAGGAGAGCCACGCTCGCGATTTGCGCGATCGCATCACGGGATTAGGAGGCACGCCGACGATGGCGGTCACCACCGAGGACCTCATCCCGGCCACGACGCTCGAGGAGATCCTACGCGTTAATATCGAGGAGGAGAAGAAGGCCATCGCCCTCTATCAGGAGATCCTCAACATAATTCCGCGCGAGCAACATCTGCTCTACGAGACGATCCAGGACATCCTCGAAGACGAATTCGAACACTTGGAGGAGCTGCAGCGGCTTCAGTCCTGATCGTCCGTCGGCGAGGCCTCGGGAGAAGGAGACGGACATGCCGGAACCTGCTCGGCGCCTTGTGGTTATCGGCGGAGTCGCTGGTGGCATGTCGGCAGCCGCGCGCGCCAAGCGCGTCAATCCCGATCTGGAGGTGATCGTCCTCGAGCGCGATCCCCACGTCTCTTATGGCGCCTGTGGAATCCCGTACTTTCTCGCTGGTCTCGTGCCCGATCCCGAGAAACTCATCGTCTATACGCCCGAGTACTTCCGCCGCGAACGGGGCATTGACGTGCGCACGAATACCGAAGCCGTGGAGCTTCGGCCGGACGAACGTACTGTCCTCGCGCGCGATCGCGGGAGCGGCGCGGTGGAGAAGATCCCCTACGATCGGCTCATCATCGCCACCGGCGCCATCCCTGTTCGTCCCTCCCTGCCTGGCATCGAGCTCGATCACATCTTCGTGCTGCGCAGCCTGAACGATGGCTTGCGAATTCATCGCGCGCTCGTCGAAGCGCATCCGCAACGTGCCGTCATCTTGGGAGCCGGATACATCGGCCTCGAGATGGCCGAAGCGCTCCGGATGCGCGGACTGCAGGTGACGGTCATCGAGGCGCTCGATCACGTCCTCGGCCAAACCGAGCCGGAGATCAGCCGGATCGTCGAGCAGGAGCTGGCCGCTCACGGTGTGCGCCTGCTGCTGACGACGCGCGCGGTTGGTTTCGAGGGCGATGCGCGCGGGCGAGTTCGCGAGGTCATCACCGATGCGGGCGAACGACTCGCCGCGGATCTCGCCCTGATCGGCATCGGCATTCGCCCGAACGTGCATCTGGCCGAAGCGGCCGGGATTGCGCTCGGCCCCACCGGGGCCATCGCCGTAGACGAGCGACAGGAAACGAATATCACGGGCATCTTCGCCGCCGGCGATTGCTGCGAGGCGAGGCATCTGGTCACCGAACGCCCGACATGGATTCCGCTCGGCCCGGCGGCTAATAAGCAAGGGAGAGTCGCGGGAGATAATGCGGCCGGACGGCACGCGACGTTTGCAGGCGTCGTTGGAACAGCTGTCGTCAAGGTCTTCGATCTCGAAGTCGCGCGCACCGGGCTCTCGCTTCAGGAAGCGCTCGCAGCTGGGTTCAAAGCGAAGAAGGTCTCGACCACGGCTTCTTCGCGCGCCGGATACTATCCAGGCGCGCATCCCATTACCCTCGTCCTCATCTTCGACGAAGCGACGCATCGGCTGCTCGGTGCCCAGATGGTCGGGCGCGAAGGCGTGGCCAAACGCATTGATGTATTCGCGACCGCCCTGCACGCCCGGATGACGTTGGAAGAGATGAGCCAGCTCGATCTGAGTTATGCGCCACCTTTCGCACCGGTGTGGGATCCGATCCTGATTGCCGTCAATGCGGCGCTGAAGGTGTGATCATGGGCGCGGCGGGGAGCGACCTGCAGAATCGCATCGTCATCATCACGGGGGCTTCCTCGGGAATCGGCGAAGCGACAGCGCGGCGCTTGGCGCGCGAAGGCGCTGTGGTCGTCCTCGCGGCGCGACGACGAGAGCGCTTGGAACGCCTCGCCGAAGAGATCGCGGCCTCCGGAGGACACGCGCTCGCCATTCCCACGGATATCACCGTAGAGGCCGACCGGCGTCGCCTTGTCGAGCGCACGATGGAGACGTATGGACGCGTAGACGCGCTCGTCAACAATGCGGGTTATGGTCAGCGCGGGCCCATCGAGTGCGTCCCCATCGAAGCCATCCGGCAGAATTTCGAGACGAATCTCTTCGCGCTCATCGCGCTCACACAGCTTGTGATCCCCATCCTGAGAACCCAAGGACGCGGGCGCATCGTGAACGTCAGCTCGGTCGCTGGGCGCATCGCCCGCCCCTTCTCGGCCGTATACGATGCCACGAAACACGCTCTGGAAGCGATCTCCGATGGACTCCGCGGGGAGCTTGCTCCCTTCGGCATTCACGTCATCGTGATCGAGCCGGGATTCATTCAGACCGAATTCTTGCACGTCGCCAATGAGGTCTCGCGCTCAGCGTTGGAGCGTTCGCACCCATACGCTCCATTTTTGGCCGACCTCGATCGCCGATATGAGCGCTGGCGGCGATGGGCAGGACGTCCGGAAGACGTCGCCGCCGTCATTATGCGAGCGCTCACGGAGGCGCGCCCGCGCCCTCGCTATGCCGTGCCCAAGCATGCGCGCCTATTGCTCGCGCTCAAACGCTGGATCCCGGATCACCTCTTCGATGCCCTCATGCGTCGGCAGATGGGACTGGTCCATCGCCCCCTCGAGAGTTGATCGGGAGCGCGCGCGCCCTCACCGAGACGCCCCTATTGCGATACAATATCTCGGGCGGTCAACAAGCGCTCGCCCATCGAACGGAGATGGCCGATGGCGAACGAAGTGACACATGTGGAACTCCGGGATGCGCGCGGCACGCGGACATTGAAGATCGCATCCCGCGGGATCATCCGACGGCATCTGGAACCGATCCGGACGCCAAAGCCCCCGTGGATTCGTGCCACGCTGCCGAGCGGGCCCGTCTACGGCGAACTGAAGCAACTGGTCGCGGAGCTGCGCCTGCACACGGTATGTCAAGAGGCTCTCTGCCCGAATATCGGTGAGTGCTGGGGTCATGGAACGATGACGATCATGTTACTCGGTAGCGTGTGCACGCGCGCGTGTCGCTTCTGTGCCGTAGCGACGGGGAATCCACGCGGATGGCTTGATCCTGAGGAACCGGAACACGTCGCGGAAGCCATCGCCCTTTTGGCTCAGCGTCATGGTCTGAAATACGTCGTGCTCACGAGCGTGGACCGCGATGATCTCCCCGATGGCGGCGCCGCCCATTTCGCCGAGACCGTGCGCCGCATCAAGGCGCGAGTGCCCGAGATCAAGGTCGAGACCCTGACGCCGGACTTTCGGGGCGATCTCCGCGCCGTCGAAATCGTGCTCGAAGCCGGCGTGGACGTCTTCTCCAACAATTTGGAGACTGTGCGTCGGCTCACCCCTCGCGTGCGCGACCCCCGCGCCGGATATGATCAAACGCTTCGCGTCCTCGCCCACGCCAAAGAGTTTCGTCCTGATGTGCTCACCAAAAGCAGCTTGATGCTCGGCCTCGGTGAGACCGACGAGGAACTTCGCCAAGCCATGCGCGATCTCCGTGCCGTCGGCGTGGATATTCTCACGCTCGGACAATACCTGCGCCCGACCAAGCATCATCTTCCGGTCGCTCGCTACGTGACGCCGGAAGAATTCGCCCTCTATCGGCAATGGGGATATGAAGAGGGCTTCCGCGAGGTCTTCAGCGGACCGCTCGTCCGCAGCTCCTATCGCGCCGAACGCGTCTTCATCGAAGCGCGGGGCGGACCAGCGTGAAAGCCGGCTCCGCGCCTGCGCGAAATCCATCACTCGACGATCTCGGGGACCTGCCTTCTCTTCACAGCTAGAGGATCGCCCAGGCTCTCACGTGGCCGGAAAGATATAGACCCTCCCCGGTCCTGTCGGCAGCCCAAATGCCCCTGGGTTCACCGATCCAATCGTCACGTCGCCTCGTCCATCGTGGTTCACGTCCGCAATGGTTAAGGCGAGAGCGAACTGCGTTCCTGGATCGGGAGGAGAGGCCTGAAAAGTGACATCGGCCGTCGCATCCAGAGCTGATCCCCCGGCGAAGAAATAGGCTCGTCCCGTAACGCTGCCCCTCCGAGCGATCTGAGCGCCCACGAGGATGTCAGCCCCCGTCCCTCCCCGCGCTTTCCCCAGGGCCAGCGCTGTGCCAAAGCCGTCATTCTGACCGGGTGCGGGAGCGCGAAGGGTGAGATCTGCTACAGCATCAAACGGTCGGCTCCCGAAGAAGAGATAGACTTCGCCTGGATCGCTCGTGGCCGTGAGCAAAGTCTGCGTGAGATTCGGATGCGGCGTTCCAACGAGAGCGTCCTCCAAGCCGTCTCCGTTGACGTCCCCAACAGCGAGCGCCTGACCGAAACCGCTGTTTCGCTTGGGAACGGGCTGTTGTAACGTTGCATCCACCGTCAGATCAAGGGGCGATCCCCCGAAGAAGATGTGCACGCGCCCGGCCTCTTGAGCTGAACCGGCGTCTTCATTCGGGGCTCCTACGAGCACGTCATCGAATCCATCTCCATTGACGTCCCCAACGACGACCGCGTTCCCAAAGGCTGCTCCGCGCTGAGGCCTGGGAGATTGAAGCGTGCGCGGAGCAGTTGGGAATGACGCTCCGCCTTCATAAAGGAAGACCTGGCCAGCCTGATCCTGGGTACCGATCCGCACATTTTCAGCGCCGACGAGAACGTCCTCTCGCCCATCACCGTTCACATCCCCGACGGCGAGCGCCCACCCGAAACGCGCTAAGGGATTCAAGCTCGGCAGCGGAAGCTCCCCATCCGCTCGCGCGTCCAAAGAAGGACCGCCGAAGAAGAAGTACACCTTCCCCGTACCCCGTTGTGCCCCTCCGTTGGCGAGAAGCGCCGAGACGAGGATGTCTTTCCAACCATCTCCATTCAGGTCTCCAAGGGCAATAGCCCAACCGAAACGAGCGTCTCGCTCCGGTGTCGGCGCACGAAGGATGAGATCGGGAGAGGTCTCCAGGGGCGCGCCGCCGAAGAAGACAAAGACCTGTCCCGCGTTCGCCTTGCCCTCAACGTCCACGAGCACAGCGCCCACGAGAAGATCGGCGACCCCATCCCCGTTCACATCTCCGCTGGCCAGTCCGAACCCGAAACTGCTCTCAGAAGGAGAAGGCTCCAAGATGACGGGAGCTTGAAATTGCGCGAGCCCGAAGCCAGGTCGGATGAAGAATCCCAAGGAGAGGACGAAACAGAACACCCCACGTATGCGCATAGAGATGCCCTCCGTGACAGAATCCCCCACACTTGGAAAGTCATTCCAAGCGGGAGTCACCCAGAGATCCCCTCTACCACTTCCACCGTCACAGGAAAGTCTGGAAATCGGGCGGTAGGAGTCCTGCGAACGGTCCGATGCAGAGGAGGACCAATGGCGGGAAGATGAAAAACAGCAATAGGCAAATGCTCGGGAGCATGGCATATCCGAACGTGAGCGCTATGGGAGCCAATAACATGAGCATGCTGACGAGCTTCTTCATAATCCCACCTCCATCGAAATATCCATCGGCCTTATCCTAACGGCTGCCCCGAGCGCGGTCAATGGGAACTTGGCGAACAAGGCGAAGCTTGACAAGAGGGGAAGCTCGCTAGTACTTTTCCCCTCTCTTTATGGCGAGGCGACCGATATTCGCGCAAAGGATGAGAGGCCGAGGTCCGTGGTTCGTCGTCTCGCTCTATCTCCTCTTGGTGTGGGATCTCACGGCGCATGCTGTCGCCCCTGCGCGTGACCACTGGCCCACGCTGTCTCACGAGACGGCCTTCTCCCTCCCCACACTCCCCTTGGATGCCGATTCATCCTCGGGAACAGCGCATTCTGGTCTTTGCGCGTGTCAACATGGGCACGTCCCGTTTGTCTCGCCGATCGCGAAGACTCTTCTCCCCCCACCGACCTTCGCCCTCATAGAGGGATTGGCTCTCGCCCACCGCATTCACCTCCTACTGACGGACCGCATCATTCGATCCCCTCCTCTCAACGCACCCCTCATCTGATGCGCGGCGTGAGGCGCGATCCTCACCCCGCTGGAGGGTCGCGCGACACATCTTCCACTTGCAACGAGAACGAACTCGATGACCGTCATGGAAAAGGTCGCATCGCACACAGAGAGGAGAGGGAACAATGGAATGGACGCATCTGTTCCGATCTGGGGCGCCCTGCTTCATGAAGCTGGGCTCCTGGCATCGTAGAGCGCTCATCTTCTTGGCCCTCGGACTCGTGCTCCTCGTTCACGGCCCCGTCAACGGAGCACAACCCTCGGGCACGCTGCGAGGACGAGTCCTTCTCCGACCGGCCAATACGCCGGCGCATGGGATGACGGTGACGCTCGTGCCGGGGAACCGTTCATCCGTGACCGATGAGGCCGGAAGGTACGAATTCTCCGAAATCCCCCCGGGCCGATACACGGTGATCGTCCATATGGAGCGTTTGCCCGATGTCATCCAAACCGTCGAGATCGGCCCCGGCGCGACAGTGACTCTGGATATTGAATTCACGCTCTCTCCCATTCGCGAACAGATCACCGTGACGGCGAGTGGACGCGAAGAGACCCTCGCGGAAGCTTTTCACGCTGTGACTTCACTCGACGCCACGGATCTCTTGGGAAAGGACTTGACGTCGCTCGGCCAAGCCCTGGAGCATCAACCGGGAGTCGCCAAGCGCAGCTTCGGTCCGGGCTCATCGCGTCCGGTGATTCGCGGCTTCGACGGAGACCGCGTCCTCATCCTTCAGGATGGCATTCGGACGGGCTCGCTCTCTTCGCAATCCGGGGAGCACGGTGAACCCCTTGACGTCCTCAGTGCAGATACCATCGAGGTGGTCAAAGGCCCGGCCACATTGCTCTACGGGAGCAATGCGCTCGGTGGCGTCATCAACGTCATCACGCGCCATCATCAGATGCATCAGCATCCGCATCGAGGTGCACGTGGCTACGTGACGGGCATCGGCAGTTCGACGAACGACCACGGAGGTGGAAGCCTCGGTCTCGAATACGGTTTCGGCGACTGGCTCATCTGGGGCAACGGCGGGGGACAACGAACGCGCGATTATCGCACCCCACTTGGCCGGATTCCGAACTCCGAGACGCGAGGGGGGCATGGCACCGGGGGATTTGGCCGCTATGGGGAGCGCACGTTCTTTAGCCTGAGCTACGGTCACGACGTGTTTCGCTATGGCGTGCCCTTCGCCGGGCAGCTTCACGCTGAACATGACGATCATGGCGAAGAGGACGAGCACCACGAACATGAAGCGGAACCGCGCGTGGACTTGAAGATGCGACGCCACAATCTGCGCGCCAGCGGCGGCGTGCGCGATCTGGGCGCCTTCGTGGATCGCATGCAGGTGTTCTTCGACTACACCGATTATCAGCACCGCGAGTTGGAGGACAGCGTGCCGAAGACGACCTTCGAGAATCGCCAGGTCGTCTCCCGAATCGTCTTCGACGAGCGCAAACGAGGCGGGCTCTCCGGGAGCTTCGGCTTCTGGTTCTTGCACCGCCGATACGAGACGCGCGGTGAGGAAACATTGGCCCCGCCGGTCACTCAACGGGCCCTCGCGCTCTTCGCTCTGCAACAGTGGGACCTGCGACGTCTCGTCCTGCAGTTCGGCGGACGGTTAGAACATAATGGCTACGATCCCGTCGGGCTGCCGAGCCGCTCTTTCACCGGCTTCTCCGGCGCAGCGGGCCTACGCCTCTCGCTCTGGGAAGGTGGGACGTTCGTCCTCAACTACACGCATTCGTTCCGAGCGCCCGCGCTCGAAGAGCTGTACAATCGAGGACCGCACATCGGAAACCTCGCCTTCGAGATCGGCGATCCGATGCTCCGACGCGAGCGCGGCGATGGTGTGGATCTCTCCGTGCGTCATCAGAGCGATCGTTGGCGCGCCGAAGCGAACGCTTACTATTATCGCCTCACCGATTTCGTCTTCCCGGCCCCAACGGGAGAGATTCGT carries:
- a CDS encoding TonB-dependent receptor; the encoded protein is MEWTHLFRSGAPCFMKLGSWHRRALIFLALGLVLLVHGPVNGAQPSGTLRGRVLLRPANTPAHGMTVTLVPGNRSSVTDEAGRYEFSEIPPGRYTVIVHMERLPDVIQTVEIGPGATVTLDIEFTLSPIREQITVTASGREETLAEAFHAVTSLDATDLLGKDLTSLGQALEHQPGVAKRSFGPGSSRPVIRGFDGDRVLILQDGIRTGSLSSQSGEHGEPLDVLSADTIEVVKGPATLLYGSNALGGVINVITRHHQMHQHPHRGARGYVTGIGSSTNDHGGGSLGLEYGFGDWLIWGNGGGQRTRDYRTPLGRIPNSETRGGHGTGGFGRYGERTFFSLSYGHDVFRYGVPFAGQLHAEHDDHGEEDEHHEHEAEPRVDLKMRRHNLRASGGVRDLGAFVDRMQVFFDYTDYQHRELEDSVPKTTFENRQVVSRIVFDERKRGGLSGSFGFWFLHRRYETRGEETLAPPVTQRALALFALQQWDLRRLVLQFGGRLEHNGYDPVGLPSRSFTGFSGAAGLRLSLWEGGTFVLNYTHSFRAPALEELYNRGPHIGNLAFEIGDPMLRRERGDGVDLSVRHQSDRWRAEANAYYYRLTDFVFPAPTGEIREGLRVVVFRQADSRFIGTELGLNLALHQRVWLNLGLDAVDAELRPSRTPLPRIPPVRGRAGLDIQIKDFTLAPEAILARAQNDIFPTETRTPGYAVFNVRATYTLAQSHMLHIFSITGFNLGNRLYRNHLSFIKDLAPEIGRGVRFAYTLRLF